The genomic region CTGCTCGGCCAGCAGCTCGGCGACCGCGAATCCGACCCCGCGGGTCCCGCCGACGACGACCGCACCGCGGCCGCTCCGCGGTGCGCTAATCGGCGCCCGCTTCACTGAACTGCATCATGTCCATGTTCCAGTAGCCACGCAGGTTCGTCAGCAGACCGGCCTCGTTGGTCTGGTAGCTGAAGACACCACGGACGGTGCTGACCATGCCGCTGTCGAACTTGCTGCGCAGCACCAGAATATGGGCCACCTCATGGGGCGAACTCGACGGGAACGTCTCCTCGCACGTGATCTGCAAGTCGTTGGACGCGATGTTGGCCTCGTAGAACCCCGCCACCGCCTCCTTGCCCCGGATGCCGGTGCCGTCGGGATTGGTGAAGGACTGCCCGATCGGATCCTCGATGACGACG from Mycobacterium sp. IDR2000157661 harbors:
- a CDS encoding nuclear transport factor 2 family protein; translated protein: MSGKNAETAEKTPALAASHNSWRCVHAHDKEGWLALMADDVVIEDPIGQSFTNPDGTGIRGKEAVAGFYEANIASNDLQITCEETFPSSSPHEVAHILVLRSKFDSGMVSTVRGVFSYQTNEAGLLTNLRGYWNMDMMQFSEAGAD